One window of the candidate division KSB1 bacterium genome contains the following:
- a CDS encoding UTP--glucose-1-phosphate uridylyltransferase — protein sequence MSCLRLVIRSARRVRKAVIPAAGFGPKLFPASKAIKKELFPVIDRQGRAKPAIMTIVEEALNSGIEEVCLVVQGEDRRLFEEFFCTPPTIENFNKLSRADQEYSRYLLDLGHRITFVTQEVQDGFGHAVYCAREWVGNEPFLLLLGDHLYASDNATPCARQVLDVFERVGHSVVGLKVTPADEIHKFGCVTGIWDRYAEQLSITEFAEKPDLEYARQRLTTEGLDPDQFLTIFGIYVLTPKVFEFLEEAIRHNLRERGEFQLTPCLDQVRREEGFTGYVVKGRRFDIGTAEAYRQTIIEFRNA from the coding sequence ATGTCCTGCCTGAGGCTGGTGATCCGCTCTGCACGTCGCGTCCGCAAGGCAGTCATTCCCGCCGCCGGGTTTGGACCGAAACTGTTTCCGGCCTCCAAGGCCATCAAGAAAGAGCTCTTCCCCGTAATCGATCGCCAGGGCCGAGCCAAGCCCGCCATCATGACCATTGTGGAAGAGGCCTTGAATTCGGGGATCGAGGAGGTCTGCCTCGTCGTCCAGGGCGAGGACCGGCGACTGTTTGAGGAATTCTTCTGCACCCCGCCGACCATCGAGAACTTCAATAAGCTTTCTCGCGCCGACCAGGAATACAGTCGCTACCTACTCGACCTCGGGCATCGCATCACGTTTGTGACGCAGGAGGTGCAGGATGGCTTTGGGCACGCCGTGTACTGCGCGCGAGAGTGGGTCGGAAACGAGCCCTTCCTCCTCTTGTTAGGCGACCATCTATACGCCTCAGACAATGCGACGCCGTGCGCGCGGCAGGTCCTGGACGTATTCGAGCGCGTAGGCCATAGCGTCGTGGGACTCAAGGTGACCCCGGCCGACGAGATCCATAAGTTTGGGTGCGTAACGGGCATCTGGGACCGCTACGCCGAACAGCTGAGCATTACGGAATTCGCTGAGAAGCCGGACCTGGAGTACGCTCGTCAGCGCCTGACCACCGAGGGCCTGGACCCCGACCAGTTCCTCACCATATTCGGCATCTACGTCCTCACCCCCAAGGTGTTCGAATTCCTGGAGGAGGCCATCCGCCATAACCTCCGCGAGCGCGGTGAGTTTCAGCTGACGCCCTGTCTGGACCAGGTCCGGCGCGAGGAAGGATTCACGGGATACGTCGTGAAGGGGAGGCGATTCGACATCGGCACGGCCGAGGCCTACCGGCAGACGATCATCGAGTTTCGCAACGCGTAG
- a CDS encoding glycerol-3-phosphate dehydrogenase/oxidase has product MRRDLDALTDREFDLLVVGGGIHGVAIAYDAAQRGLRVALIEKGDFGSATSSNSLKIVHGGLRYLQHADLRRMRESIRERRILLRIAPHLVHPLPFLVPTYGHLIKGPEVFAVALALNGLIGADRNRRLPPEQRLPWGEIVPAAEFRKLAPMVDGKNLTGGVIWYDAQMYSSERLLLAFAQSAAEAGAQLANYVEATGYLVRDGRVYGVKAADRLNGQVFDIRARLTVNACGPWYNEVLRRLGIRTEREPLCLSVALNLVSTRKLTHEYAVGFYSHKQYRDQDSVLSRGSRLLFIAPWREVNLVGTAHLPYEGKANGFAIQGRVLFDFLREVQEALPAAGLRVEDIRFYHAGLLPMKPVRGSTDNVTLTKRHQIVDHEKVHRLPGVVSLIGVKYTTARAVAEEVTDLAVRRLGVKTPGAQTAETPLCGGEMESFAEFAQCKLPLLRKYLPEKTAQVLLHCYGTRFQELIRYFEISPYWAEAVGPDLPVVKAQILHAVRREMACKLSDVVFRRTDMAMFGLPNAEALRTAAEIMANELGWNGRRIRQEMEEVQAVFRPLEELAAGR; this is encoded by the coding sequence ATGCGACGGGATCTCGATGCTCTAACCGATCGGGAATTCGATCTTCTGGTCGTCGGGGGAGGGATTCACGGGGTGGCCATCGCCTACGACGCGGCCCAGCGGGGACTGCGTGTCGCCCTCATCGAGAAGGGCGACTTTGGATCGGCTACTTCGTCCAACAGTCTGAAGATCGTGCACGGAGGACTACGGTATCTGCAGCACGCCGACCTGCGCCGGATGCGGGAGTCGATTCGAGAACGGCGAATCCTGCTCCGGATCGCTCCCCATCTGGTCCACCCGCTACCGTTTCTCGTCCCCACCTACGGGCACCTCATCAAGGGGCCGGAGGTATTCGCTGTAGCCCTTGCACTCAACGGGCTCATCGGGGCCGATAGGAACCGTCGCCTCCCTCCGGAACAGAGGTTGCCTTGGGGGGAAATTGTCCCCGCCGCCGAATTCCGCAAGCTGGCCCCTATGGTGGACGGAAAGAACCTGACCGGTGGGGTGATCTGGTACGATGCGCAGATGTACAGCTCGGAAAGACTCCTTTTGGCGTTCGCCCAGTCGGCCGCGGAAGCTGGCGCGCAGCTCGCCAATTACGTGGAGGCCACCGGGTACCTCGTTCGCGACGGGCGGGTCTACGGGGTAAAGGCCGCGGATCGGCTGAACGGGCAGGTTTTTGACATCCGGGCTCGGTTGACGGTGAACGCCTGCGGCCCCTGGTACAATGAAGTCCTCCGAAGATTAGGGATCCGAACGGAGCGAGAGCCCTTGTGCCTCTCCGTGGCCCTCAATCTCGTGTCCACCCGGAAGCTCACGCACGAATACGCCGTCGGCTTCTACAGTCACAAACAGTACCGCGATCAGGATTCGGTCCTATCCCGGGGCTCCCGTCTGCTGTTTATCGCTCCTTGGAGAGAAGTGAACCTTGTTGGGACGGCCCACCTCCCCTACGAGGGCAAGGCCAACGGTTTCGCCATCCAAGGACGCGTCCTCTTCGACTTCCTACGCGAGGTTCAGGAGGCCCTTCCCGCCGCTGGCCTGCGCGTGGAGGACATCCGCTTCTACCACGCAGGGCTTCTACCGATGAAGCCAGTGCGGGGGTCAACCGATAACGTAACCCTGACAAAACGTCACCAGATCGTAGACCACGAAAAGGTCCACAGGTTGCCTGGCGTGGTCTCTCTCATCGGGGTAAAGTACACCACGGCGAGGGCAGTGGCAGAGGAGGTAACGGACCTGGCAGTGCGCAGGCTCGGTGTAAAGACGCCCGGGGCTCAAACAGCCGAAACCCCTCTGTGCGGAGGTGAAATGGAAAGCTTTGCCGAGTTCGCCCAGTGCAAGCTCCCGCTGCTCCGAAAATACCTCCCTGAGAAAACCGCACAGGTGCTCCTACACTGTTACGGGACGCGGTTCCAGGAGCTTATCCGCTACTTCGAGATTTCCCCTTACTGGGCCGAGGCAGTCGGCCCCGATCTTCCCGTCGTCAAGGCACAGATTCTCCACGCCGTCCGCCGGGAGATGGCCTGTAAACTCTCGGACGTGGTGTTCCGACGGACCGATATGGCCATGTTCGGCCTTCCGAATGCCGAAGCGCTCAGAACGGCCGCCGAGATCATGGCCAATGAGCTCGGCTGGAACGGACGCCGAATCCGCCAGGAAATGGAGGAAGTACAGGCAGTCTTCCGGCCCCTCGAGGAACTTGCCGCAGGTCGGTGA
- a CDS encoding cytochrome b/b6 domain-containing protein, with the protein MRCGWRVVFLVLLITVLVSTPAPAQQSVSCFDCHADSGLTKVGPQGQEISLFVDSVAFRRSVHFELGCVACHVDIQEIPHPEKLAEVDCGMCHELEKQGCLEGAHGKARTAGDPDAPKCSDCHGHHDIVRGDDPQSRVHPRNQPKTCAKCHADRDFVRRHGLPSALPPSDYERSVHAQAIQRGVKEAPSCSDCHLLPGTHVFLEVASPQSPVNPSNVASTCGRCHDEIANTYMGSAHGTALARGVKEAPTCNFCHGEHRILTPREPGSPVRPERVSEAICAPCHASETLNEKLGLPSDRVSTYLNSYHGLAVRRGSKVAANCASCHGIHNIYRQDDPRSTVHPNNLAKTCGTCHPGASEQFARVKVHSYRSEAQLKAASIIRSAYVILILLVIGGMVVHNLIVWLFFAVEKYRKTRAETGVRRFDTSMIVQHILLLVAFITLVITGFALKFPNSFLFRLLLKIGVDEALRGLLHRIAASVLIATAIYHFFWAFFTRHGRREIRRLVPNVQDLLDLLQTLRYYLRLSPERPQYQKYNYIEKAEYWALVWGTVVMVSTGLILWFPETASRLLGPWAFPIAEIIHYYEAWLATLAIAVWHFYWVIFHPDEYPMSFVWLHGKMPHEEAMKHRLPWLAEESRELRAEEKSRTS; encoded by the coding sequence ATGCGTTGCGGTTGGAGGGTGGTGTTCCTGGTTCTCCTGATAACGGTTCTTGTCTCTACGCCTGCACCTGCGCAGCAGAGCGTCAGCTGCTTCGATTGTCACGCCGACTCTGGGCTGACCAAGGTCGGTCCACAAGGCCAAGAGATCTCCCTTTTCGTCGATTCCGTCGCTTTCCGCAGATCCGTCCATTTCGAGCTGGGTTGTGTGGCTTGCCACGTGGATATCCAGGAGATCCCGCACCCTGAGAAGCTGGCTGAAGTGGACTGCGGAATGTGCCACGAGCTTGAGAAGCAGGGGTGTCTGGAAGGCGCCCACGGCAAGGCCCGCACGGCCGGAGACCCGGATGCCCCCAAATGCTCGGATTGCCACGGCCACCACGATATCGTGCGGGGCGATGACCCGCAATCGCGCGTCCACCCGCGCAATCAGCCGAAGACCTGCGCTAAGTGCCACGCAGACCGCGACTTTGTGCGTCGCCATGGTCTGCCCAGCGCGTTGCCTCCCTCGGACTACGAACGAAGTGTCCACGCGCAGGCGATTCAGAGGGGCGTCAAGGAGGCCCCTTCCTGCAGCGACTGTCACCTCCTTCCCGGCACCCACGTGTTCCTGGAAGTGGCCAGTCCACAGTCTCCCGTGAATCCCTCCAATGTGGCTTCCACCTGCGGACGCTGCCACGACGAGATTGCCAACACCTATATGGGGAGCGCTCACGGCACCGCTTTGGCCAGGGGCGTGAAGGAAGCTCCCACGTGCAACTTCTGCCACGGCGAGCACCGGATCCTCACGCCGCGCGAGCCGGGCTCACCGGTTCGTCCCGAGCGGGTCTCGGAAGCCATTTGCGCCCCCTGCCACGCTTCGGAAACCCTGAACGAGAAACTCGGTCTGCCGAGCGATCGCGTGTCCACCTACCTCAACAGCTACCACGGGCTGGCTGTGCGGCGTGGCTCCAAGGTAGCGGCCAACTGTGCAAGCTGCCACGGAATCCACAACATCTATCGGCAGGACGATCCTCGCTCCACCGTTCATCCGAACAATCTCGCCAAGACGTGTGGCACCTGCCATCCCGGAGCCTCCGAGCAGTTCGCCCGGGTGAAGGTCCACAGCTACCGCAGCGAGGCGCAACTGAAAGCGGCCTCCATCATCCGAAGCGCCTACGTCATCCTTATCCTCTTGGTGATCGGCGGAATGGTCGTCCACAACCTGATTGTCTGGCTGTTCTTCGCGGTCGAAAAATACCGGAAAACCCGCGCGGAGACGGGTGTGCGCCGTTTCGACACCTCCATGATCGTGCAGCACATCCTGCTCCTGGTCGCGTTCATCACGCTTGTCATTACCGGTTTCGCCCTCAAATTCCCGAACAGCTTTCTCTTCCGACTTCTCTTGAAGATCGGCGTGGACGAAGCCTTGCGGGGTCTTTTGCACCGGATCGCAGCCTCGGTGCTGATCGCTACGGCTATCTATCACTTCTTCTGGGCCTTCTTTACCCGCCACGGGCGGCGGGAAATTCGACGTCTGGTGCCGAACGTACAGGACCTGCTCGATCTGCTGCAAACCCTCCGCTACTACCTGCGGCTGAGTCCGGAAAGACCGCAGTACCAGAAGTATAATTACATCGAGAAAGCCGAGTACTGGGCCCTGGTGTGGGGCACGGTGGTGATGGTCTCGACCGGGCTGATCCTCTGGTTCCCGGAAACGGCTTCCCGTCTGCTGGGTCCATGGGCCTTCCCCATTGCCGAAATCATCCATTACTATGAAGCGTGGCTCGCCACGTTGGCCATCGCCGTCTGGCATTTCTACTGGGTTATCTTCCACCCCGATGAGTATCCCATGAGCTTCGTCTGGCTCCACGGGAAGATGCCCCACGAGGAAGCGATGAAACACCGCCTTCCC